From a single Verrucomicrobiota bacterium genomic region:
- a CDS encoding response regulator, whose product MNCKSTDILIVEDNPNDALLTIRSLKEHNLANNIVHVRDGQEALDYLFAEGGYSDRDPLNLPKAILLDLKLPKLDGLQVLARIRGDERMKCVPVVILTSSQEEGDLVKSYKLGANSYIVKPVEFESFSAAIKQLGFYWLLLNKLPVQTAIP is encoded by the coding sequence ATGAACTGCAAATCCACCGACATCCTGATCGTCGAGGACAATCCGAACGATGCTCTCCTCACCATCCGTAGCCTCAAGGAGCACAATCTGGCCAATAACATCGTCCATGTCAGGGATGGTCAAGAGGCCCTAGATTATCTCTTTGCAGAGGGGGGCTACAGCGACCGGGATCCCCTGAACCTCCCCAAGGCTATCCTGCTTGATCTAAAACTTCCCAAACTGGACGGCCTCCAGGTCCTGGCCAGAATCCGAGGTGACGAACGGATGAAGTGCGTGCCTGTCGTGATCCTTACCTCCTCTCAGGAGGAAGGGGACCTGGTTAAATCTTACAAGCTCGGCGCCAACAGCTACATCGTGAAGCCAGTGGAGTTTGAGAGTTTCTCAGCCGCCATCAAACAACTGGGTTTCTACTGGCTCCTGCTCAACAAGCTGCCCGTTCAAACCGCAATACCATGA